One Periophthalmus magnuspinnatus isolate fPerMag1 chromosome 4, fPerMag1.2.pri, whole genome shotgun sequence genomic window, CATCTAATAAGTGGACCCAGTACAGTCACACATTACATCAGCTCATACCTGCGCCACAGCTCTGAGGTTCTACTGTTACAGCCTGAAAAGTGACACCTTCATTCAAACACATGAGGTGTAGAACAGCTCCTCTGGTTTTTCAATGTGACCCCAGCAACACGTAAAGACACATCCACATAAAGACACACACATGAAGACTAGCATTCGTTTAGTTTTTGCAATAAGGTTGTGTCATCTCTTGCTACGCCAATCTCTTGCCAATCTACTTTGCGGCTGATGTCATTAATATTCCCTGGGTGTGTGACGCTAACTATAGGCATTTCCCTGGTACCTTGCAGTGGCGCTGGTGGGCACTGGGCATGAGCCTCTTCTCACTGCAGACGGTGGAGGTGAGACTGACCAGCAGCTCCTCTGGGATCACTTCATTATGAACCGGCTGAAGCTGCGTCTTTGAGCTCTCCACCAAGGTACGACACGGCACCTCTGCAACTGGAAACGAGAAATACAAAGAACAAATCTGAGAAAATAATGTTATGTCTTTAACTTGTAAGCTCCGAGTCTTTGCTCCGAGTCTTTGCTCCAAACTTACAAACTTATGAGATGTGTAAAATGTCAGTATTTCAAAGTCTGACCTCCTTTATAGGCATTTATGTGAACTTTCACTCATCCAAGCACCTGTCTTTTGCACTCTGCTTAATTTGGATTTGGCATCGAACCCTAAACTATTAAATGTTAACTTTATTTTTGgttaaattatgtatttttttggctacaactttattctccaataactttttctggctttgattttattgtcctgaaattacgactttaatgtcaaaatgttatgactttattctcatagtgCCTGCATAATAATTctttttaagtgacccttattcTCCGTCATATGAAAGTTCCACACTCTGGCTTTAAACAAAACTACTAATTTATTTGAGCCAAATGGTTAATTTTTAGTTtacaagttattattattacccaAGTAAAAGTGAATATGGagatacatcagtgtacacaacTGTCACGTTTAACCATCACAACTACtgtatatgttttgtttctgtgcCAACTTTgttgttacttttattttgaatatttattttaacaaaaaaaaaaaatcctattcCTTGTAAATATGTCTGTGATAATTTGACACTTTTATCCATTATATTCtattttcattcactcattATCTGCACTTAGCACTGCCATAAAAACACAATCTATAATTTATCATCTGCTACATCATtatattaaatttatttttatatagtatcTCATCTAGTTCTATTATCTCTTAGAAATACAAAGTTAGCAATTCATAAAGTTCAGAGTTAATGAAAAGATGAGCCATGTAAACAGtagcagttagcattagcattagcgttagcgttagcattagcattagcttgagGCTGGTGTACGTGCTCTCCCCGGGGCCCACCGTCACCTGCTCCCTCCCGCGGACGCTCTGCCCTCGCTGAACTCGGGGCGGAGTTTGCTCTCACGGACGCGGACATCCTGAAGTTACAGCGTAGACTTTTACACGGATGTTTGGGTGACGCGAGGCCGCGGGGATTACGAGCTCATGTCGCCCAGAAAGTCATAAAACTTctgttaaaagtaaaatacaagtGTAAAGTCATTTGCTGCgcctctctgtgtctcaccgGAAGCGTCGCCATGGAAACGGCCTGACGCTCACGTGCGAGGCTTCATGTTAGCACGTGGGGAAAAGGTAGTTTGTGTTTAGAAAATTAAGGGTATattgttcaaataaattattgttaattattctgtttgtatatgcagtcttttgtgatcatttttattttattcaagtgttgatattacattttgattacatttttccCCTTTTAATCCGCCAAACTCCCACCTGTTTTCCTCCAGATCCCCTTTTGATGggcaaaagaaagaaagaaagaaagaaagaaagaggaaaaaaagaagaaaataaaaataaaatacatatagtgtgtgtgtgtgtgtatatatatatatatatatatatatatatatatatatatatatatatatatatatatatatatatatatatatataggtcatATACAGGTCCTGACTcaaagaagcatcaggacaacatcatctgcagcAGAGATGATCCTGTGGTTCataaaccagaccccctccgacccctgACTTCACCTACAAATATTGTccataaaaacattgaacagaaccggtgacaaagggcagccctggtggagtccaacttccaccgggaacaggtctgactcacTGCAGACAATGTGAACCTATTTCAAACTGTTTACATTTATTGGACTAAAAGAGACTTAACCAGAAagtcatgttgttgttttttttgtttttttacatagttCTGGTTCtacacagttctgtttatcatCCAGTGATTTATGTGGCTGTGGCTTTACTCGGCTAAACACTTCTGGATCCTCATGGGCCCCTCAGGTCTTCGTGCCGCTCCAGTTTGGCATATGGGTCACTGTTTGGTCCAAACTGTTAAGATTGTGTGGGTCTTATTGTGGTAATAGACATAAGAACAAACATTAGGCCAATGGGACAGAGTCAAATCTACAGACTCAACAGGACACAGTTTGGAAATGTGAAGCTGAAGCTGCACTTTATTGTCCCGGTTCAGATTCTAGATAATCTCAACATTTATGGATCATTTGCTGGTTCAAAATCTCCTAAAATTGTGCCTTTAACAGCACAAGTGTACGACACATGAATACACTCAAACACAGCGTTCAAAAATGCTCTGAGATAAATCATATTAAAGAACAGAATAAATGCACTGACAGTTGGTCCTCTGTGCCTTTGTACCATTGTTTATAACCTACTACAAGGTCATATGTCGTAAACACATAGATCAGACTGTGCTCCAGACAGAACCGACTCAAATGCAGGTGTAGTAAACGTTCTTGTTCATCTTAGTGTATTTAAGATGTGGATTTATATCTCCAGGGTAAGTCcacttgtgtttatttcatatcAGTGCACAGTAGTGTGTTTAAggctcttaaagtgacagtgtgacagCGTTTGGACGACATTTAAACatcattataatgttttattcaatATATTTCAGTAGAGTCAGAGTGAAACAAGACTGAGTGTAAAGACACTGAAATCACCAAAAACACACTGTGTTTAGTGCAGtttatgggagggcatctgacacagagacaggaggacgggagggcatctgacacagagacaggaggacgggagggcatctgacacagagacaggaggacgggagggcatctgacacacagagttGTCATATaagtgtttatttacatcaCTGTAGAGATTCAGATGAACTTTTTCTTATTGTCCTTAAAATTTCTCAGGTTCCAAAGTTTAAGGAACTTGGTACTTTTCAGTTCActtcaaaatatacagtaaaaagtaaatacagtaaaaagtacacacagtaaaaagtatatacagtaaaatgtacataaagtacagatacctcaaaatgatacttaaagaggaggttttgtgtaaaatcatcaTGTTTTCACGTTGTTCCTGAAGAGGTTGTacatgtcatccatgtttgagtaatctagagatctctcccacagtgagcagtacgagcctgtacgaggctccgtccacaagtctacatcacctgtgtacgaggctccgcccacaagtctacatcgcCCGTGCTCCACAcactggtggaagaagtactcagttttgttactgaagtaaaagtattaaagtacttgtttaaaaatgtacttaaagagtaaaaagtaaaagtatttcttgcaggTTTTGTCTTATGAAGTTACTTTGTTCTTCcactttaacacaaaatatacaaataaaacatgagaaaaaaatattgatttattgttttgttggaCAAAATCACGACATTTGGAGATTTATTAGATCaaaatctgcaagaaatacttttgaaataactttttactctttaagtacatttataaacaggtactttaatacttttacttaagtaactaaactgagtacttcttcctccactggttaacagttaatactccatagaagtgtaatactcctctttaagtgcagtacttttactttagtactttgTCACTGCTCAAAGTCTCCACTGCAgtgagggccagaggagcagagtttgaTCCTCCGTAatttaaactgggactgaaaAATGGAAACAGTTTCTCCCTGAAGCAGCAGTTtgtgaaggagaagaggagatctGCAGAATGTGCATCATAAAAGGAGACCAGACCCTTTCCATAGTCCACAAACACCCCCACCTTCTGAGGAGCTCtctgaggagacagagggacaggaggcgaagaacAAGCGTAgtactcatttttttttattaagacgATGCACCACTGTCCATGTTCAGGTGCTAGATTGATCTGTCCCTTCCTGTTGATGGACTCTTGGGCCACTCCTAAATCCCACTCTGTTTTCCCTTTGACCTGAACCTCAAAGtaaaacctgcctgaagagaAACTCTGTTTTCCTAAAACATTAACACATTCATCAAACCTCAGAGGAGAGTCTGGGAGCTTCTTCTTCACATCAGTGTGATGAACCTGTTTAAGATCTTCAGACAGAGCGAGAGTAGGATGAGCCGTGTCTGGATCCAGAGTCACCTCCACCGCACACTGCTGCACTCTCCTCAGCTCGGCTTTGTTAAACTCTGAGGCCAGTTCtttaaagtgtttgttaaaCTCCTGAGAGAGACTGTTCTCCAGCTCAGACAGAGCTCGGGTCACACTGCCCTCACACGTCTCCGGCTCAAAGCTCACGCTGCTCCACTCCTTAAGCCCAGCAGGGGGCGTGAGTGCAGGGCAGCGCTGTAGAAAGTGGAGGGGGTCATGAGAGCGTGAGAGACGTTCGGCCTCAGCGCCGCTCTGCTCCAGATCACAGATCTCCTGCTCCAGCCGCCGCACCAGATCCTGGGCTCGTCTGTGGCTCCGGCTCTGCTTCTCCTGGAGCTCCTCTAAGAAGAGGTCCATACGCCTCTGAACAGACTGCATGAGAGCAGTGAAGGCCTGCAGCCCCACAGCCCTCTCTCTGAGGGCCTCTGTCTCACTCAGCTCCAGGAGGCTCTGGATCTCCTGGatcttctgcctcctctgctccaccatgTGCTGGCTCTGAGTCTGCAGCAGAGAGGACCTCCTGCGCTCACACGCCTCCTCCAGAGACAAAAACTCATGGTTCTTGTGCTCTAGAAGAGAGCACATCACACAAATGCTCTTCTCATCAGTGGCACAGAAGAgctccagggggcgctggtgTGTGGGACACATCCTGTCTTCCAGGTTCTCCACAGGCTCCACCAGCTGGTGTCTTTTCAGCCCAGAGACTGTGAGATGAGGCTGGAGGTGGCTCTCACAGAAGGAGGACAGACACACCAGGCAGGACTTGAGGGCCTTCAGCTTGGGCTCAGAGCACACGTCACACTGGACCTCTTTAAAGTTGGGCATCTCCTCCATAGAGCTGCTCTTGTTCTTCTCCAGGTTACACCCTGAGACCACCTCCTTCAGGAGCGTGTTGACCTTGAGCTGTGGTCTGCTGTGGAACACCTCTTTACACAGAGGACATGTGCAGGGCCCATCAGTGTCCCAGACCTGAGAGATGCAGCGTCGGCAGAAGTTGTGTCCACATGGAGTGGACACTGGCTCAGAGAACACCTCCAGACAGATGGAGCATAGGAACGTCTCCTCAGAGCTCCTTTCACtggtggaggacatgtctgaaaCAAACCAACAATAGTTACTATCAAACTAAAGTCTTTTCAAAGTGAAAACTCTTATTGTGACAGGAAAGAGGTGAAGAGCTTTTATTTTGTCAGGCTTCAGGAGGATGTGGTGAGACTGGACTAGAAGAATATGTTAGTgctgtgaccatagactgtttggTGGTGACTAATGTCCAACACGGTTACCATGacgacaataaaaacaatatttcttttagacaatagaatgtcatttcaGCTCAAAAACACGGCAGTGTCCTGAATATTACACTGTTGTGACTATTCGAACTAGAACTCTGGAGAAAAGGTCACTTTTTATCCTGTCCGTGTGTctcaagtaaaaaagtatttgtgaaaagtactactgaagtaagagtaactgaaagagtaactgtcgggcgtaacatctgattcagaatttgaagaacaaaacattaaataatgaacaaaatgtggtattttcaaagaacagacacaaaaaatgatccaaactcCATCAGATCTGAGCTGCAGGaaacacatgttcaaatcatttcagatTGTTCCATAAAACTCAAGTCACTCGTAGaatcacagagggaagaggaagcttttactcaagtaagagtacttttacttcaatacaaatatgacTCGAGTACGAGTAAAAGTGCTGCtggaaaagttactcaagtaaatgtaactaagtgCTCTTG contains:
- the LOC117393998 gene encoding E3 ubiquitin-protein ligase TRIM21-like; translation: MSSTSERSSEETFLCSICLEVFSEPVSTPCGHNFCRRCISQVWDTDGPCTCPLCKEVFHSRPQLKVNTLLKEVVSGCNLEKNKSSSMEEMPNFKEVQCDVCSEPKLKALKSCLVCLSSFCESHLQPHLTVSGLKRHQLVEPVENLEDRMCPTHQRPLELFCATDEKSICVMCSLLEHKNHEFLSLEEACERRRSSLLQTQSQHMVEQRRQKIQEIQSLLELSETEALRERAVGLQAFTALMQSVQRRMDLFLEELQEKQSRSHRRAQDLVRRLEQEICDLEQSGAEAERLSRSHDPLHFLQRCPALTPPAGLKEWSSVSFEPETCEGSVTRALSELENSLSQEFNKHFKELASEFNKAELRRVQQCAVEVTLDPDTAHPTLALSEDLKQVHHTDVKKKLPDSPLRFDECVNVLGKQSFSSGRFYFEVQVKGKTEWDLGVAQESINRKGQINLAPEHGQWCIVLIKKNEYYACSSPPVPLSPQRAPQKVGVFVDYGKGLVSFYDAHSADLLFSFTNCCFREKLFPFFSPSLNYGGSNSAPLALTAVETLSSDKVLK